Proteins encoded together in one Lathyrus oleraceus cultivar Zhongwan6 chromosome 5, CAAS_Psat_ZW6_1.0, whole genome shotgun sequence window:
- the LOC127088251 gene encoding uncharacterized protein LOC127088251, with protein sequence MEGGNNQVTEDYSVAFGDLIHVKLPRSGLWWPAQVVDDEAVVSSLKPRSCRKGEVLVRVYGSHLFLNVDPVKSCSEFETILKNNNGDLQKILREGLEKSLPSSKKSAIKARGTPSKKGSSSKKQSNTKGEEPSTAKRQKQNKESKDGDLASPSCETATGKLQELSSRRIRVMQSLGLSAPTGSPFIKVRGN encoded by the exons ATGGAGGGTGGTAACAATCAGGTTACTGAAGATTATTCAGTGGCATTTGGGGATTTGATTCATGTCAAGCTTCCTCGCAGTGGTTTGTGGTGGCCTGCTCAG GTTGTTGATGATGAAGCTGTTGTTTCGAGTTTGAAACCTAGAAGTTGTCGCAAGGGGGAGGTTCTTGTTCGGGTTTATGGAAGCCATTTGTT CTTGAATGTGGATCCTGTTAAATCTTGTTCTGAGTTTGAGACG ATTCTCAAGAATAATAATGGGGATCTCCAAAAGATACTCCGCGAAGGTCTTGAAAAG AGCCTTCCTAGCTCGAAGAAATCAGCAATCAAGGCCAGGG GAACTCCAAGTAAGAAAGGTAGTAGTAGCAAAAAACAGTCCAACACGAAAGGCGAGGAGCCGAGCACAGCCAAGCGCCAAAAACAAAACAAGGAGTCAAAGGACGGTGATCTGGCTAGCCCAAGTTGT GAAACAGCCACTGGGAAGCTCCAAGAATTGAGTTCCCGAAGGATTAGAGTGATGCAAAGCCTTGGTCTCAGTGCTCCAACGGGTTCACCATTCATCAAAGTAAGGGGTAATTGA